In the Mastacembelus armatus chromosome 17, fMasArm1.2, whole genome shotgun sequence genome, one interval contains:
- the LOC113133734 gene encoding uncharacterized protein LOC113133734, translated as MGAIFNLLQQYRLESYYNQFYQLGVKDERDFLDGITEEDLNNIGLSHVEKNRFSAMKNFIQRLGTPLRQVQTVMPVQKSVGSFCLQYTYPKCPQPKHINDMDPAQNTVECLMLRICHLENVGNNIGVCLYTNDGMPLTDDPFFNTWSLKDRHIPNGAVIYAIFTPRENLKQVPQLPKQRAGETYGDSVVRCHIMLKGDYEVTVNLASDNMTNLRLKLADASAIPTHVLHYNCRGQKSGGGTLQSCGISEGSTVAFSLSSFSDETSYSETVFINDVEPSVKQTQIGISVFLSSLYAVKYHYKLKKLISYIRLLTGCNPLAQSLYQLLCRNETLTRNQKIAIVEGLYILFRELLPQRGSQQGDKVIEDLDVFENSLYCWAHLISEAEKQTSHYENYAPISLASEDRSRFCEPITVPGLPGAFERACVLQKIRDGEKIPNCTEESLQETSLQRATNIEKILLSLPPSITTYPLWIDHDKTTGQNFQVNIQGTFGSMVETLKAFPCLNVTPPLHLKELGQSDGRLVLLSEDNLGICLYKDKGAADIINVHDCLDGEVKRVDVNVLAAKIGDRRDDQSFVTTRTPKEAILVLIDTSSSMEEECYKRAKIKKMNAVKELFDNFATRSMAYDFHHVISLVKFDSMVKTLHTFTENLEKFKEHVRSLEPNGCTLLYDALRRGVCELEKVKTKFPDCRLRIMCLTDGNDSGSSIEPVAVTIKLLKSNITVDSILLGDVENNMLHGISNATGGCCFKPKTTKEGLRLFEIETVLSLEQRKPKKKLDPSSISEHTLTSIFATHEYDEYPETSMPSQINGKVTVTESALKKKVWKNGLFMEKDKRILEELKSLHCDPHAFFRVFPSESDITFWRILMQGPPDTPYEKGVFELYSQFGPDYPVKPPVVRFVTQVYHCNVNTVGRICHNIFDRNYNAHITMREILDAVYGLMIIPEPDDPLDSILAEEFLTSRETYEQEAKRHTEEMAGKSMDDMEKELVDSVGQFIPKHLICPLTKKMFVDPVKTIYGTVYERKAIEEHLKKHRYEPMAGPGHELEFSDLRTDWDMKKMVMDHRTRQIQ; from the exons ATGGGTGCAATATTCAACCTGCTTCAGCAGTATAGACTGGAGTCTTACTACAATCAGTTTTACCAGTTGGGCGTAAAAGATGAAAGAGACTTCTTGGATGGCATAACAGAGGAGGATCTAAATAACATTG gtttaAGTCATGTGGAAAAGAACCGTTTTTCAGCAATGAAAAACTTCATTCAAAGACTCGGAACTCCATTGCGCCAAGTTCAAACTGTGATGCCTGTGCAAAAATCAGTGGGATCATTCTGTCTACAGTACACGTACCCAAAGTGCCCTCAACCAAAACATATCAACG ATATGGATCCAGCACAAAACACAGTGGAATGTCTGATGTTGAGGATCTGTCATCTTGAAAATGTTGGCAACAACATAGGAGTCTGTCTCTATACAAATGATGGGATGCCCTTGACAGATGATCCTTTCTTCAACACAT GGTCTTTGAAAGACAGACATATTCCAAATGGAGCTGTCATCTATGCCATATTTACACCAAGGGAAAACCTGAAACAGGTTCCTCAActaccaaaacaaagagctggtGAAACCTATGGAGACAGTGTGGTTCGATGCCACATCATGCTGAAG GGAGACTATGAGGTGACAGTGAACTTGGCAAGTGACAACATGACCAATCTGAGACTCAAACTGGCAGATGCAAGTGCAATCCCAACACATGTCCTTCATTACAA CTGCAGAGGTCAGAAGTCTGGTGGTGGCACACTGCAGAGCTGTGGGATCTCTGAGGGGTCAACAGTTGCCTTTTCTTTGTCCTCGTTTTCTGATGAGACTTCATACAGTGAGACTGTCTTCATTAATGATGTTGAACCATCCGTGAAACAAACCCAGATTGGAATCAGTGTGTTCTTGTCTTCACTTTATGCTGTT AAATACCACTACAAACTGAAGAAACTGATTTCCTACATACGACTATTGACTGGCTGTAACCCTCTCGCCCAAAGTTTGTATCAGTTGCTCTGCAGGAATGAAACGCTAACACGCAATCAAAAG ATTGCCATTGTTGAGGGCTTGTATATACTCTTCAGAGAGCTTTTGCCTCAGCGTGGATCACAACAAGGGGACAAAGTCATTGAGGACTTGGATGTATTTGAGAATTCTTTGTACTGCTGGGCACATCTCATATCAGAAGCAGAG aaacagacatCACACTATGAAAACTATGCTCCAATCTCTCTTGCATCTGAAGATCGCAGTCGTTTCTGTGAACCAATCACAGTACCTGGACTACCAGGAGCCTTTGAACGAGCATGTGTTCTTCAAAAAATCAGAG ATGGAGAGAAAATTCCAAACTGCACTGAAGAGAGTTTGCAAGAAACATCGTTACAGAGAGCTACTAACATTGAAAAAATCTTGCTCAGCTTGCCTCCATCGATCACAACATATCCTCTCTGGATTGATCATGACAAGACGACTGGTCAGAA TTTCCAGGTCAACATTCAGGGGACGTTTGGAAGTATGGTGGAAACACTGAAAGCTTTCCCTTGCCTCAATGTGACCCCACCTCTCCATCTGAAAGAGCTAGGACAGAGTGACGGTCGCCTTGTTCTGCTGAGTGAAG ACAACCTTGGTATTTGTCTGTATAAAGACAAAGGAGCCGCTGATATCATCAATGTGCACGATTGTCTGGATGGCGAAGTAAAAAGGGTGGATGTGAATGTATTAGCAGCCAA GATTGGAGACCGTAGAGATGACCAGTCATTTGTCACAACCAGGACCCCAAAAGAGGCCATACTG GTGTTGATAGATACAAGCTCCTCCATGGAAGAAGAGTGCTACAAACgtgcaaaaataaagaaaatgaacgCAGTGAAAGAGCTCTTTGACAACTTTGCAACGAGGAGCATGGCTTATGATTTCCATCATGTTATCAGCCTTGTGAAGTTTGACTCCATGGTGAAAACTCTTCACACATTTACCGAAAATCTGGAAAAGTTCAAA gAGCATGTACGTAGCCTTGAACCAAATGGATGCACTCTGCTGTATGACGCACTACGACGTGGGGTGTGTGAGTTGGAAAAGGTCAAGACAAAGTTCCCAGATTGTAGACTACGGATCATGTGTCTCACTGATGGAAATGATTCTGG ATCTTCAATAGAGCCAGTTGCTGTTACAATCAAACTGCTCAAATCTAACATCACTGTGGATTCAATCCTTCTTGGAGATGTGGAGAACAATATGCTGCATGGAATCAGCAATGCAACAG GCGGTTGCTGTTTCAAACCAAAGACGACCAAAGAAGGTCTGAGGCTCTTTGAGATCGAGACAGTTCTGTCTTTGGAGCAAAGAAAACCCAAGAAAAAACTTGACCCATCTTCCATCAGTGAG CATACTTTAACAAGCATCTTTGCCACTCATGAGTATGATGAATATCCAGAGACGTCCATGCCGAGCCAGATTAATGgcaaagtgacagtgacagagag TgctctgaaaaagaaagtttGGAAGAATGGGCTTTTCATGGAGAAGGACAAACGTAtcctggaggagctgaagagcCTGCATTGTGACCCACATGCTTTCTTCAGAGTCTTTCCATCAGAATCAGACATCA CATTCTGGAGGATTCTCATGCAAGGCCCTCCTGACACACCGTACGAGAAAGGAGTGTTTGAGCTGTACTCTCAGTTTGGTCCAGACTACCCAGTGAAGCCTCCAGTTGTTCGCTTTGTCACACAA GTGTACCACTGCAATGTTAACACCGTGGGCCGGATTTGCCACAACATATTTGACCGCAACTACAATGCCCACATCACCATGAGAGAGATCCTTGATGCAGTGTATGGACTAATGATCATCCCTGAGCCTGACGATCCACTGGACAG CATTTTGGCTGAAGAGTTCCTGACCAGTAGAGAAACATATGAACAAGAAGCCAAGAGACACACTGAGGAAATGGCAGGAAAGTCAATGGATGACATGGAGAAG GAATTGGTGGATTCGGTGGGGCAGTTTATACCCAAACACCTCATCTGTCCTCTCACCAAGAAGATGTTTGTCGATCCTGTGAAAACAATATATGGCACTGTGTATGAACGCAAGGCCATTGAGGAACATCTCAAAAA GCACCGGTATGAGCCCATGGCTGGCCCAGGACATGAGCTTGAATTTAGTGACCTGAGAACAGACTGGGACATGAAGAAAATGGTGATGGATCATCGAACTCGTCAGATTCAGTAA
- the LOC113134885 gene encoding protein THEM6-like → MWWVLWVLAALLALFCSLDVWYFLRVVLVILRAWFQSPVRDITAEQIITGRVTPHDIDMCHMNNARYLRECDFARFSLYMRNGVFKATRALGASLVVGATTIRYRRALCIGEGYELRSRVVTWDDKAFFLEQRFVSTKDGLVCAVMYCKQSVIRSTPDKIMQHLCKRKVECPEFPEDLQHWVKFISASSQTLRAESGLEEKKK, encoded by the exons ATGTGGTGGGTGTTGTGGGTGCTCGCTGCCTTGCTGGCCCTCTTTTGCAGTCTGGATGTGTGGTATTTCCTGCGGGTGGTGCTGGTGATCCTCCGGGCCTGGTTCCAGTCTCCAGTCCGGGACATCACGGCAGAGCAGATCATAACAGGCCGGGTCACTCCCCATGACATTGACATGTGCCATATGAACAATGCTCGTTACCTGCGTGAGTGTGACTTCGCCCGCTTCTCTCTCTACATGCGTAACGGTGTGTTCAAGGCCACGCGAGCCCTCGGGGCTTCACTGGTTGTGGGGGCCACCACCATCCGTTACCGCAGGGCTCTGTGTATAGGTGAGGGTTATGAGCTGCGGAGTCGCGTTGTCACTTGGGATGACAAAGCTTTCTTCCTGGAGCAGAGATTTGTGTCAACAAAAGACGGGTTGGTGTGTGCCGTCATGTACTGCAAGCAGAGTGTCATCCGGAGCACCCCAGACAAGATCATGCAGCACTTGTGCAAGCGGAAA GTGGAGTGCCCAGAATTTCCAGAGGACCTTCAGCACTGGGTCAAGTTCATCTCTGCCAGTAGCCAGACACTGAGGGCTGAGAGTGGattggaggaaaagaaaaaataa
- the LOC113134884 gene encoding protein THEM6-like isoform X1 — MATRHPMKSRVVREMLLLVLGALLLLFCSLDVWYFLRGAQVFIQAWFQPRIWDILAEQSIDGMVLPHDLDYMGHMNNSRYLRECDFARFHHYMRNGLFMASHKLGAKMVIGASTIRYRRSLAFCEAFEIRTKILGWDEKAFYLEQRFVSKKDGFVSAVMLCRQNVVHCSPETIIEFVCKRKIECPEFPEDLKHWISFISASSLALRAESGLEEKNK, encoded by the exons ATGGCAACAAGGCATCCAATGAAATCACGTGTCGTCAG AGAGATGCTGTTGTTGGTGCTGGGAGCCCTTCTCCTGCTCTTTTGCAGTCTGGATGTATGGTACTTCCTACGGGGGGCCCAGGTGTTTATTCAAGCATGGTTCCAACCCAGAATATGGGACATTCTAGCTGAGCAAAGTATTGATGGCATGGTCCTTCCCCATGACTTAGACTACATGGGTCACATGAACAACTCTCGATACCTGAGGGAGTGTGACTTTGCCCGTTTCCACCATTACATGAGAAATGGGCTGTTCATGGCCTCACACAAACTGGGGGCCAAAATGGTGATAGGGGCCTCCACCATCCGGTACCGCCGCTCCTTGGCTTTCTGTGAGGCTTTTGAAATTCGGACCAAAATATTGGGATGGGATGAAAAGGCCTTTTACTTGGAGCAGCGCTTTGTGTCCAAGAAAGATGGCTTCGTTTCTGCGGTCATGCTCTGTAGGCAGAATGTGGTGCACTGCAGCCCAGAGACGATTATTGAATTTGTCTGCAAAAGGAAG ATCGAGTGCCCTGAATTTCCTGAAGACCTGAAACACTGGATCAGCTTCATTTCAGCCTCCAGCCTGGCCCTGAGAGCAGAGAGTGGACTGGAAGAGAAGAACAAGTGA
- the LOC113134884 gene encoding protein THEM6-like isoform X2: MLLLVLGALLLLFCSLDVWYFLRGAQVFIQAWFQPRIWDILAEQSIDGMVLPHDLDYMGHMNNSRYLRECDFARFHHYMRNGLFMASHKLGAKMVIGASTIRYRRSLAFCEAFEIRTKILGWDEKAFYLEQRFVSKKDGFVSAVMLCRQNVVHCSPETIIEFVCKRKIECPEFPEDLKHWISFISASSLALRAESGLEEKNK, translated from the exons ATGCTGTTGTTGGTGCTGGGAGCCCTTCTCCTGCTCTTTTGCAGTCTGGATGTATGGTACTTCCTACGGGGGGCCCAGGTGTTTATTCAAGCATGGTTCCAACCCAGAATATGGGACATTCTAGCTGAGCAAAGTATTGATGGCATGGTCCTTCCCCATGACTTAGACTACATGGGTCACATGAACAACTCTCGATACCTGAGGGAGTGTGACTTTGCCCGTTTCCACCATTACATGAGAAATGGGCTGTTCATGGCCTCACACAAACTGGGGGCCAAAATGGTGATAGGGGCCTCCACCATCCGGTACCGCCGCTCCTTGGCTTTCTGTGAGGCTTTTGAAATTCGGACCAAAATATTGGGATGGGATGAAAAGGCCTTTTACTTGGAGCAGCGCTTTGTGTCCAAGAAAGATGGCTTCGTTTCTGCGGTCATGCTCTGTAGGCAGAATGTGGTGCACTGCAGCCCAGAGACGATTATTGAATTTGTCTGCAAAAGGAAG ATCGAGTGCCCTGAATTTCCTGAAGACCTGAAACACTGGATCAGCTTCATTTCAGCCTCCAGCCTGGCCCTGAGAGCAGAGAGTGGACTGGAAGAGAAGAACAAGTGA